One genomic region from Jilunia laotingensis encodes:
- a CDS encoding T9SS type A sorting domain-containing protein — MKRNFIFICFAMTCALSFSQVKINADGKVGIATSAVPLSTLSINTAGESIKEAKISSTKSITFSASRDASTSSGWARAVDAGVGLSPHAYNVGVIGFAYTPTAIDTGQSFGLIGIAGNYTPGSNYGVLAMLYGTNKGAGIYATSVHNDYGTYINGRYAGYFRGNVFVTGSVNGMLLTPVISSSNPSLLSSQSDSEESAMTKLSRLNTIQFSMQSPLSTSRAALSATDTVAATKELTFDEAQIYSRAHYGLIAQELKEVYPNLVYENEQGGLSINYIEMIPLLVQSIQELTTEVNQLKSGEILPRNAAANEGNEVVDSNPMRMSIPKLYQNTPNPFNQSTEIAYQLSQDARSASISIFNLNGGLLKRYPLSPGTTTGKVQISATDFEPGMYVYALIIDGTVIDSKRMVLE; from the coding sequence ATGAAAAGGAATTTTATTTTTATTTGCTTTGCAATGACCTGTGCGCTAAGTTTCTCACAAGTGAAAATTAATGCTGATGGTAAAGTCGGTATAGCTACCAGTGCTGTGCCTTTGTCTACCCTGAGTATAAACACGGCTGGTGAGTCTATAAAGGAAGCTAAAATCAGTTCGACTAAATCTATTACATTTTCGGCCTCGCGCGATGCTTCAACTAGTTCCGGTTGGGCAAGAGCTGTTGATGCGGGTGTTGGGCTATCTCCCCATGCTTATAATGTTGGAGTTATCGGTTTTGCATACACTCCTACCGCAATCGATACAGGACAATCATTTGGATTGATCGGCATAGCAGGTAATTATACGCCAGGTTCCAACTATGGTGTCTTGGCAATGCTTTATGGCACTAATAAAGGTGCAGGCATTTATGCTACATCCGTTCATAACGATTACGGTACTTATATAAACGGACGTTATGCTGGCTATTTCCGGGGAAATGTTTTTGTAACCGGTAGTGTCAATGGAATGTTGTTGACCCCTGTAATTTCTTCATCCAACCCTTCTCTTTTATCCTCCCAATCAGATTCGGAAGAAAGTGCAATGACTAAGTTAAGTCGGTTGAACACGATTCAATTCAGTATGCAATCTCCTCTCAGCACCTCTCGTGCTGCCCTTTCAGCCACGGACACGGTAGCAGCTACTAAAGAACTGACTTTCGATGAAGCTCAAATCTATTCACGCGCCCATTACGGTCTGATCGCCCAGGAATTGAAGGAAGTATATCCCAATCTCGTTTATGAAAACGAACAGGGTGGTCTGAGCATTAACTATATCGAGATGATCCCTCTCCTAGTGCAGTCCATTCAGGAATTGACTACGGAAGTGAATCAACTTAAATCCGGGGAGATATTGCCAAGAAATGCCGCTGCAAATGAGGGAAATGAAGTCGTAGACTCCAATCCCATGCGTATGTCCATTCCAAAACTCTATCAAAATACCCCTAATCCGTTCAACCAGTCTACGGAGATTGCTTATCAATTGTCGCAGGATGCCCGAAGCGCATCTATCAGCATCTTTAATTTGAATGGAGGACTACTGAAACGTTATCCCTTATCACCGGGAACCACTACCGGCAAAGTACAGATAAGTGCCACTGATTTCGAACCGGGAATGTATGTGTACGCTTTGATCATTGACGGTACGGTGATCGACTCCAAACGTATGGTGCTGGAATGA
- a CDS encoding LysE family translocator: MNQIGTIIDILIKGCAIGVIVSAPLGPVGVLCIQRTLNKGRWYGFVTGLGASLSDIAYALLTGYGMSFIFDYIDKNIFYLQLLGSIMLLVFGIYTFRSNPVKSIRPASTNKGSYFHNFITAFAVTLSNPLIIFLFIGLFARFAFMQPGVLLFETITGYLAIAIGALLWWFGITFFVNKVRKKFNLRGIWILNRIIGGIVMVVSVVGLVYTFLGESIY; encoded by the coding sequence ATGAATCAGATTGGAACAATTATAGATATATTGATAAAGGGCTGTGCTATCGGTGTAATTGTCTCCGCTCCATTGGGGCCGGTAGGGGTTCTTTGCATTCAGCGGACTTTGAATAAAGGACGCTGGTATGGCTTTGTTACCGGACTGGGCGCTTCTTTAAGCGATATTGCCTACGCTTTGTTGACAGGATATGGCATGAGCTTTATCTTCGATTATATCGATAAAAATATATTCTATTTGCAGCTTCTCGGAAGTATAATGCTACTTGTTTTCGGTATTTACACCTTCCGCAGCAATCCGGTAAAGTCTATCCGGCCGGCATCTACCAATAAAGGTTCTTATTTTCATAACTTCATCACGGCATTTGCCGTCACTCTTTCCAACCCGCTTATCATCTTCCTTTTCATCGGACTTTTTGCACGTTTTGCTTTCATGCAACCCGGTGTATTGCTTTTTGAAACGATCACGGGATATCTGGCGATTGCCATCGGTGCCCTTCTCTGGTGGTTCGGCATCACATTCTTTGTCAATAAAGTGCGGAAAAAGTTCAATCTGCGAGGCATTTGGATCCTGAACCGTATCATTGGCGGCATTGTTATGGTTGTGTCCGTAGTAGGGTTGGTATATACCTTTCTCGGGGAGTCTATTTATTGA
- a CDS encoding DUF4924 family protein: MKIAQQLKEKNIAEYLIYMWQVEDMIRANHCDIDRVEQNMISRYPEEDRPALHEWYDNLINMMREENVVDKGHLQINKNVILNLTELHNALLASPKFPFYNAAYFKALPYIVELRSKNGQKEEPELETCFEVLYGVMLLRLQKKEVSAETTKAIEAISGFLSLLANYYDKDKKGELKLED, translated from the coding sequence ATGAAGATTGCACAGCAACTGAAAGAAAAAAACATTGCCGAATACCTTATCTATATGTGGCAAGTAGAGGATATGATCCGTGCCAACCATTGTGATATCGATAGGGTGGAGCAAAATATGATATCCCGTTATCCGGAAGAAGATCGTCCGGCACTTCATGAGTGGTATGATAATCTCATCAACATGATGCGCGAAGAGAATGTCGTGGATAAAGGGCATCTACAGATCAACAAGAATGTAATACTCAATTTGACGGAACTTCATAATGCTTTGCTGGCATCTCCGAAGTTCCCGTTTTATAATGCGGCTTATTTCAAGGCATTGCCTTATATTGTGGAGCTGCGTAGCAAGAACGGGCAAAAGGAGGAACCTGAACTGGAAACCTGCTTTGAAGTTCTGTACGGAGTGATGCTGCTGCGTTTGCAGAAGAAAGAGGTCAGTGCTGAAACGACGAAGGCGATAGAGGCTATCAGCGGCTTTTTATCATTACTAGCCAACTACTATGACAAGGATAAAAAAGGAGAATTAAAATTAGAAGATTAA
- the rfbD gene encoding dTDP-4-dehydrorhamnose reductase — translation MRILVTGANGQLGNEMQVLSKENPQHVYFFTDVQELDICDEQAINRFVTDNEIDIIVNCAAYTAVDKAEDNPELCDKLNHIAPGYLARAAQSRNAAIIQISTDYVFDGTAHVPYTEKEPTCPNSVYGTTKLAGEQAVMAQCTNAMIIRTAWLYSTFGNNFVKTMIRLGKERESLGVVFDQIGTPTYAEDLARAIYVAINQGIVPGIYHFSNEGVCSWYDFTIAIHRIAGITACKVRPLHTDEYPAKAPRPNYSVLDKTKIKTTFGIEIPHWEESLTKCINKNNHNE, via the coding sequence ATGAGGATATTGGTAACCGGGGCGAATGGACAACTTGGCAACGAGATGCAAGTGCTTTCCAAAGAGAACCCGCAGCATGTCTATTTTTTTACCGACGTACAGGAACTGGATATTTGCGATGAACAGGCAATCAACCGTTTTGTGACAGACAACGAAATAGACATTATAGTGAATTGTGCAGCTTATACAGCTGTGGACAAGGCCGAAGACAATCCGGAACTGTGCGATAAACTGAACCACATAGCTCCCGGTTATTTGGCCCGGGCCGCTCAAAGCAGGAATGCTGCCATTATCCAGATATCTACCGATTATGTCTTCGACGGAACTGCCCATGTCCCTTATACGGAAAAGGAACCCACTTGTCCAAACTCTGTATATGGCACTACGAAGCTGGCTGGTGAGCAGGCTGTAATGGCGCAATGTACCAATGCGATGATTATTCGTACGGCATGGTTGTATTCAACCTTTGGAAATAACTTTGTAAAGACGATGATCCGTTTGGGTAAAGAGCGTGAATCGTTAGGTGTTGTCTTCGACCAAATCGGAACCCCTACCTACGCTGAGGATTTGGCACGCGCCATCTATGTTGCCATCAATCAAGGTATTGTCCCGGGCATTTATCATTTCAGTAATGAAGGGGTATGTTCATGGTACGATTTTACGATAGCTATCCATCGCATAGCCGGTATCACTGCATGCAAAGTAAGACCGTTGCATACCGATGAATATCCGGCAAAAGCACCCCGACCTAATTATTCGGTACTCGATAAGACAAAGATCAAAACAACTTTCGGCATCGAAATACCCCATTGGGAGGAGAGCCTGACAAAGTGTATCAATAAAAACAATCATAACGAATGA
- a CDS encoding peptide chain release factor 3: MNEEIQRRRTFAIIAHPDAGKTSLTEKLLLFGGQIQVAGAVKSNKIKKTATSDWMEIEKQRGISVTTSVMEFDYRDYKINILDTPGHQDFAEDTYRTLTAVDSVIIVVDGAKGVETQTRKLMEVCRMRNTPVIIFVNKMDREGKDPFDLLDELEEELMIQVRPLSWPIEQGARFKGVYNIYEKKLDLYQPSKQVVTEKVEVDIHSEELDKQIGKPLADKLRGDLELIEGVYPELDIDAYLAGDTAPVFFGSALNNFGVQELLNCFVEIAPSPRPVKSEEREVDPEEPKFSGFIFKITANIDPNHRSCVAFCKVCSGKFVRNAPYYHVRHGKTMRFSSPTQFMAQRKTTIDEAYAGDIIGLPDNGTFKIGDTLTEGEQLHFRGLPSFSPEMFKYIENADPMKQKQLAKGIDQLMDEGVAQLFVNQFNGRKIIGTVGQLQFEVIQYRLLNEYNASCRWEPLSLYKACWIESEDPEELEAFKKRKYQYMAKDREGRDVFLADSNYVLQMAQMDFKKIKFHFTSEF; the protein is encoded by the coding sequence ATGAACGAAGAAATACAGAGACGAAGAACTTTTGCGATTATTGCACATCCGGATGCCGGTAAGACATCTTTGACTGAAAAACTGCTGCTTTTTGGTGGGCAAATTCAGGTAGCCGGTGCCGTAAAAAGTAACAAAATCAAGAAGACCGCTACCTCGGACTGGATGGAGATTGAGAAACAGCGTGGTATTTCGGTGACGACTTCCGTGATGGAATTCGATTATCGCGACTACAAGATCAACATCCTCGATACACCGGGGCACCAGGACTTTGCAGAAGACACTTACCGTACGTTGACTGCCGTAGACAGCGTTATTATCGTAGTGGATGGGGCAAAAGGTGTGGAAACACAGACGCGTAAGCTGATGGAAGTCTGCCGTATGCGCAATACGCCTGTCATCATCTTCGTTAATAAGATGGACCGTGAAGGTAAGGATCCGTTCGATTTGCTGGATGAGTTGGAAGAAGAGCTGATGATCCAGGTTCGTCCATTGTCATGGCCTATCGAACAAGGTGCCCGCTTTAAAGGTGTCTATAACATATATGAGAAGAAGCTCGACCTGTACCAACCTTCCAAACAGGTGGTGACGGAGAAAGTGGAAGTTGATATCCATTCGGAGGAATTGGACAAGCAGATCGGTAAACCATTGGCTGATAAATTACGTGGCGATCTGGAACTGATCGAAGGGGTATATCCTGAACTCGATATAGATGCTTATCTGGCTGGAGATACTGCTCCCGTGTTCTTTGGTTCTGCCTTGAATAATTTCGGTGTGCAGGAATTGCTGAATTGCTTTGTGGAAATAGCCCCGAGTCCCCGCCCTGTCAAATCGGAAGAGCGTGAAGTCGATCCGGAAGAGCCTAAATTCAGCGGATTTATTTTTAAGATTACGGCTAACATCGATCCGAACCACCGTTCGTGTGTGGCGTTTTGTAAGGTATGTTCCGGTAAATTTGTACGTAATGCTCCTTATTACCATGTGCGTCATGGCAAAACCATGCGCTTTTCATCACCTACACAGTTCATGGCACAACGTAAAACTACGATTGATGAGGCATATGCAGGTGATATTATCGGTTTACCGGATAATGGGACATTCAAGATTGGAGATACGTTGACGGAAGGCGAGCAGCTGCATTTCCGTGGCTTGCCGAGTTTTTCACCGGAGATGTTCAAATACATCGAGAATGCCGATCCGATGAAGCAGAAACAACTGGCCAAGGGTATCGACCAATTGATGGACGAAGGTGTGGCGCAGTTGTTTGTCAATCAGTTCAATGGACGTAAGATCATAGGTACGGTAGGTCAGTTACAGTTCGAAGTAATCCAGTACCGTCTGCTCAATGAATACAATGCTTCCTGTCGTTGGGAACCGTTAAGCCTTTACAAGGCTTGTTGGATAGAGAGTGAAGACCCGGAAGAACTGGAAGCTTTCAAGAAACGCAAGTATCAGTACATGGCGAAGGATCGTGAGGGTAGGGATGTCTTTCTGGCTGATTCGAACTACGTACTACAGATGGCACAGATGGATTTTAAGAAGATAAAATTCCACTTTACGAGTGAGTTCTAA
- a CDS encoding T9SS type A sorting domain-containing protein, with product MRKITQRLTALMMASWLYVAGAYASDQFVPKEYSFKEVAVSSNVTINIPMTDLFTYPDGMDNTTNLDEAGVVATFEYANEEVVGLYSYEYYTFGKVQQLYLMRYGNKTGNADVKVTLDYKGVKVENTLKIDIIKMMANDDNYTIDLGETLKAAVINNDNFMNNSDKKTATLTIIEQPKNGKATIISAGDAAQDTIQYVPNEGLENYSFDELKYMVTLADGSESSSAKVKINIHKNAYASKVIDFLPAPGQFTNQLSKSNSAEGTLGTKGGMVSLGAFGGYVIYGFDQPIKNDPRNPYGVDFTIKGNSFVANLYGVWTEPGAVQVCVDLNGNGVPDPDEPWYELAGSDYWLSTTKKNVEMTYYNPNYDTRYTVPWSIKGKNGEIKEAGAVLTNQFHQQSYYPDPFDFGCDRDSLTFTGNIIRSSLDMSTPSYIEFYRAPAFGYTDNRGYDRTDLSIAHNPYFNDENGNATDGFDISWAVDKDGNHVELDHVDFVKVYCAGSANAGWLGEWSTEVLGVGITTPDPDYVPKDYYLNYIGITQLQVVRGQECQYEGFLFKNGRPVDEGEAKWWLSTDSVGTIDNTGLFKANAKLGKTWIYFSQKDDIQKDSIQIEIVDLKKVVIDIEGNASTVSNDSIKMIKGETIFIETQCEDSRSESMNGRTRNRYIYETFRWTTSNPEIGTINNGSFHGQKAGRTMLHVYSTTNPELSDSILVIVNEVPELTLISDPLRLPYYEPEGTIASNKLFTAGNNSTIYLDSVAATSKREHTIDLNKLNYTYEQGQYVADTLTFSLTHYGEKKEMKLAVIYGPDSKATKALLLYSDKNIVKSFDITDRSEKVKTVIDQLNVDTIQALVADGGFSFIAAGDSIFRYNTPEVKCTHKVQLANKAVADKMIAVRNLLVVASHTPAGTYSIDLYYKTDLEPIKTFTLGKPMKDMTVTNDKLYIIAATEDKSSMSSIDLKNFTLSREVSLNQKGLDVTTLVAKDDKVYGIRPYDPATEAPASILEFNTTNNTSKVVETDGIQAFFEGVPVAMKQAIGDSILLANYNGFSIYDTEKSEILDGIYMTGSNVYPTEAVYDSINNYFYVTYANEDASTYQGSAYYGKSMSKVEDIFNLGKTPANLTLQPELGDNEAPKPASRFTMSPNNYCYEMATSASAHSIWKTNFTDREGDFNIYLRGLEKHPWITQLDNLEEGDIRIQELFRGTVDKDSVITFQVEAIDKAGVSTRTDVDLTIKAEIVKPTLAEALKDTTIIEGTDTLRLDLKNVFNYTGSTYYVTINKSVTANDNPELIRDSIDTVTDSLVLIPAKDRTGVANLTVRYSVAKEGFGEKYAESTFAVTVKSNKPDGIDSTQADANSIIRILNNPFKDQLVVNVPETAMAELYNMNGQLIMQIELKAGDNTIGTTQLPAGTYLLKYQDASVKVIRE from the coding sequence ATGAGAAAAATTACTCAAAGACTGACAGCTCTGATGATGGCATCATGGCTGTATGTAGCGGGTGCTTACGCCAGCGATCAGTTTGTTCCGAAGGAGTACTCCTTCAAAGAAGTGGCTGTATCATCAAATGTAACAATCAACATTCCGATGACAGACCTATTCACCTATCCGGACGGAATGGACAACACTACAAATTTGGACGAAGCCGGAGTTGTAGCCACGTTCGAATATGCTAACGAAGAAGTTGTAGGTCTCTACAGTTATGAATACTATACCTTCGGAAAGGTACAACAACTTTACCTGATGCGTTATGGAAACAAAACCGGAAACGCTGACGTAAAAGTAACACTGGACTATAAAGGTGTAAAGGTTGAAAATACACTTAAAATAGACATCATCAAAATGATGGCCAATGATGATAATTATACGATTGACCTGGGCGAAACGTTGAAGGCTGCAGTTATCAATAATGATAATTTCATGAACAATTCAGATAAAAAGACTGCGACCCTGACCATCATCGAACAACCGAAAAATGGTAAGGCTACCATTATAAGCGCAGGTGATGCAGCCCAGGATACCATTCAATATGTACCCAATGAAGGCTTGGAAAATTACAGTTTCGACGAACTCAAGTATATGGTAACATTAGCCGATGGCAGTGAATCTTCATCAGCTAAAGTTAAAATCAACATTCATAAGAATGCTTATGCTTCGAAAGTAATCGATTTCTTACCTGCTCCGGGACAGTTCACCAATCAACTTTCCAAAAGCAATTCGGCAGAAGGCACATTGGGAACCAAAGGTGGAATGGTAAGTTTGGGAGCATTCGGGGGATACGTCATCTACGGATTTGACCAACCTATCAAAAATGATCCCCGTAACCCTTATGGTGTAGATTTCACTATCAAAGGAAATTCATTTGTTGCAAACCTTTACGGTGTATGGACCGAACCGGGTGCCGTACAGGTATGTGTAGACCTTAACGGTAATGGAGTGCCTGACCCTGATGAACCTTGGTACGAACTGGCCGGATCGGATTATTGGCTCAGCACTACGAAAAAGAATGTGGAAATGACCTATTACAATCCTAACTACGACACGCGCTATACGGTGCCTTGGAGTATTAAAGGGAAAAACGGAGAAATCAAAGAGGCAGGAGCAGTGCTGACTAACCAATTCCACCAACAATCCTACTATCCGGACCCATTTGATTTCGGATGTGACCGTGATTCACTGACTTTTACCGGGAATATCATTCGTAGTTCACTCGACATGAGTACCCCGAGTTATATCGAATTCTACCGTGCCCCGGCATTCGGATATACGGATAACCGCGGATACGACCGTACCGATCTGAGCATTGCCCATAATCCTTATTTCAATGACGAGAACGGTAATGCCACTGACGGTTTCGATATCAGTTGGGCTGTAGATAAAGATGGAAACCACGTAGAACTGGATCATGTGGATTTCGTCAAAGTATATTGTGCCGGTAGTGCCAATGCCGGGTGGTTAGGCGAATGGTCTACTGAAGTGTTAGGAGTAGGCATCACCACCCCCGATCCTGACTATGTTCCGAAAGATTATTATCTTAATTATATCGGTATCACTCAATTGCAAGTAGTTCGTGGACAAGAGTGCCAATATGAAGGTTTCTTGTTCAAAAACGGACGTCCTGTAGATGAAGGAGAAGCTAAATGGTGGCTATCTACCGATTCTGTAGGGACGATCGACAATACAGGGTTGTTCAAAGCCAATGCCAAATTGGGAAAAACATGGATCTATTTCAGCCAGAAAGATGACATACAAAAAGACTCAATCCAGATAGAAATAGTCGATCTGAAAAAGGTCGTTATCGACATTGAAGGAAATGCCAGCACTGTGTCCAACGATAGTATAAAAATGATCAAAGGCGAAACCATCTTCATCGAAACGCAGTGTGAAGACAGCCGCAGCGAAAGTATGAACGGACGTACTCGTAACCGCTATATCTATGAGACATTCCGTTGGACGACTTCCAACCCGGAAATCGGAACCATCAACAACGGTTCTTTCCACGGGCAAAAAGCCGGACGAACCATGTTGCATGTTTATTCAACAACAAATCCCGAACTCTCTGACTCTATATTGGTTATTGTAAACGAAGTGCCGGAACTGACATTAATATCCGATCCGTTGCGTCTTCCTTATTACGAACCCGAAGGTACAATAGCAAGCAATAAACTGTTTACCGCTGGAAATAACTCTACGATCTATCTGGACAGTGTGGCTGCTACCAGCAAACGTGAACACACTATTGACTTGAACAAGCTTAACTACACATATGAACAAGGTCAATATGTTGCTGATACTCTCACATTCAGTCTTACTCATTACGGAGAAAAGAAAGAGATGAAACTTGCCGTCATCTATGGTCCCGATTCAAAAGCAACCAAAGCTTTATTACTCTATTCCGACAAGAATATTGTAAAATCCTTTGATATAACAGACCGTAGTGAAAAAGTGAAAACCGTGATCGATCAGCTGAACGTAGACACCATTCAAGCACTGGTTGCTGATGGCGGCTTCTCATTTATCGCTGCCGGGGATAGCATTTTCCGTTACAACACACCGGAAGTCAAATGCACTCATAAAGTTCAGTTAGCCAACAAGGCTGTTGCAGACAAGATGATAGCCGTACGCAACTTACTGGTTGTCGCTTCACATACGCCAGCCGGAACATATAGCATCGACCTCTATTACAAGACGGATCTGGAACCGATAAAAACTTTCACATTAGGTAAACCTATGAAAGACATGACCGTAACCAACGATAAACTATATATCATTGCAGCCACGGAAGACAAGAGTTCCATGAGTTCAATCGATCTGAAAAACTTCACTTTATCCCGCGAAGTGTCATTGAATCAAAAAGGTCTGGATGTAACTACACTCGTTGCCAAAGATGACAAGGTTTATGGTATTCGTCCTTACGATCCCGCCACCGAAGCACCAGCTTCCATCCTAGAGTTCAACACGACGAACAATACTTCCAAAGTGGTCGAAACAGACGGTATTCAAGCATTCTTCGAAGGTGTTCCGGTAGCTATGAAACAAGCAATTGGCGATTCTATCCTGTTGGCCAATTACAACGGTTTCTCTATCTATGATACGGAAAAGAGTGAAATCCTCGACGGTATTTATATGACAGGAAGCAATGTATATCCGACAGAAGCTGTATATGACAGCATCAACAATTATTTCTACGTCACTTATGCAAACGAAGATGCTTCTACATATCAGGGAAGTGCTTATTACGGTAAATCCATGAGTAAAGTAGAAGATATCTTCAACCTTGGCAAAACACCTGCCAACCTGACTTTACAGCCGGAACTTGGTGACAACGAAGCACCGAAACCAGCCAGTCGCTTTACGATGAGTCCCAATAACTATTGCTACGAAATGGCAACAAGTGCCTCGGCACACTCCATCTGGAAAACGAACTTTACCGATCGTGAAGGTGACTTTAATATCTATCTGCGCGGATTGGAAAAACATCCTTGGATCACACAACTGGACAACCTGGAAGAAGGCGATATCCGAATTCAAGAACTTTTCAGAGGTACAGTAGATAAAGACTCGGTAATTACTTTCCAAGTAGAGGCTATCGACAAAGCAGGTGTTTCTACACGCACAGATGTAGATCTGACAATCAAAGCCGAAATCGTAAAACCGACACTTGCCGAAGCACTCAAAGATACGACAATCATTGAAGGCACGGATACGCTCAGACTTGATTTAAAGAATGTATTCAATTACACAGGAAGTACTTATTACGTAACAATCAATAAGTCTGTAACAGCAAATGACAATCCGGAATTAATACGTGACAGTATCGACACCGTAACCGACTCCCTTGTCCTGATACCGGCCAAAGATCGGACAGGTGTAGCCAACTTAACCGTACGTTACTCGGTTGCAAAAGAAGGATTTGGAGAAAAATATGCAGAATCGACTTTCGCTGTCACTGTTAAGTCGAATAAGCCTGATGGTATTGACAGTACACAAGCTGATGCAAACAGTATCATTCGCATACTGAACAATCCGTTTAAAGACCAACTTGTAGTCAACGTACCTGAAACGGCAATGGCTGAACTTTACAACATGAACGGACAGCTCATCATGCAGATTGAATTGAAAGCAGGTGACAATACTATCGGTACAACACAGTTACCGGCGGGAACTTACCTATTGAAATATCAGGATGCATCTGTAAAGGTGATTCGTGAATAA
- a CDS encoding DUF5074 domain-containing protein — MNGRILRFCQTVALLTVSAGMQAQTTYTDGVFMLNEDWFGHNNSTINFLRPENDVDPFEYYIIQNNEANAGQSLGCTAQFGAIYGDNIYIISKQDQDGGERGREGGRIVVADARTMEIKKRIPVIMTNKEGKSIADGRGFVGVNEKKGYVGSSNGIYILNLETYDIVKQIEGTENPLITGDEVNSDGIGPLYQNQIGMMLRTSDYVFAIQQDKGVLVIDPETDKIIKTIEGCFCTMVQSKDGNIWVGRNTNMDYQDYPYGEMGASGECWEGKELLRIDPSTFETRAVPITVGGLNQTWYAWTAGSLCASTHRNVLYFTFNEDKWSWFTTSKMYEYDIDSDTFTQIYDSSKDERFFYGAGIRINPLDDKIYGALYLDNNRQDYWVYQMDNAGNILQEFEPIQRYWFPALFIFPDKYAPEVKEFTDITLKNGTEEINLTDMASDKDNQDIAIVKTIQSISNENVVAASIKNNRLKLIPKAIGDTEITIRFDSNGKYVDRILQVHSQTTGVQANETEQIEFITGNGGVQIKGLTHNAYLTIYNTQGVQVYAAEITSDEVITGLSKGHLYVAIINNQTYKLIY; from the coding sequence ATGAATGGAAGAATATTACGCTTTTGCCAAACAGTAGCCTTATTGACGGTTTCTGCCGGAATGCAGGCTCAAACGACCTATACGGACGGAGTCTTTATGTTAAATGAAGATTGGTTCGGACACAACAACAGTACCATCAATTTTTTACGACCGGAGAATGATGTCGATCCTTTTGAATACTACATCATTCAAAACAATGAAGCAAATGCCGGACAGTCCTTAGGATGCACGGCACAATTCGGAGCCATCTATGGCGACAACATTTACATTATCTCCAAGCAAGATCAAGATGGAGGAGAGAGAGGACGGGAAGGAGGTAGAATCGTCGTTGCCGATGCACGCACAATGGAGATCAAAAAAAGAATTCCTGTCATCATGACCAATAAAGAGGGAAAATCTATTGCCGATGGCCGCGGGTTCGTAGGAGTGAATGAAAAGAAAGGATATGTCGGATCTTCAAATGGTATTTATATACTTAACCTAGAGACCTATGATATCGTCAAACAAATAGAAGGAACAGAAAACCCGCTGATCACCGGAGATGAAGTCAATTCGGACGGTATTGGACCGCTTTATCAAAACCAGATTGGTATGATGTTGCGCACATCCGACTATGTATTTGCCATCCAGCAAGATAAAGGCGTACTTGTCATCGATCCGGAAACCGACAAGATCATAAAAACGATTGAAGGATGTTTCTGTACAATGGTACAAAGCAAAGACGGAAATATTTGGGTAGGACGAAATACCAATATGGACTATCAAGATTATCCATACGGAGAAATGGGAGCAAGCGGAGAATGCTGGGAAGGGAAAGAATTGCTGAGAATAGATCCTTCCACATTCGAAACAAGAGCCGTACCTATCACTGTAGGTGGACTCAACCAGACCTGGTATGCCTGGACTGCCGGTTCTCTCTGTGCAAGCACTCACCGGAATGTACTTTATTTCACATTCAACGAAGATAAATGGAGTTGGTTCACCACATCAAAAATGTATGAATACGACATCGATTCGGATACTTTCACTCAAATCTATGATAGCAGTAAAGATGAACGTTTCTTTTATGGAGCCGGTATACGAATCAATCCTTTGGACGATAAGATTTACGGAGCGCTCTATCTTGACAACAACCGTCAGGACTATTGGGTATATCAAATGGATAATGCCGGAAATATACTTCAGGAGTTCGAGCCGATACAAAGGTATTGGTTTCCTGCGCTCTTCATCTTCCCCGACAAGTATGCACCTGAAGTAAAAGAATTCACCGATATTACTCTGAAAAATGGTACCGAAGAAATAAACCTAACGGACATGGCTTCCGACAAAGACAATCAGGACATAGCTATCGTGAAAACGATACAATCCATAAGTAATGAAAACGTAGTTGCCGCTTCGATCAAAAATAATCGTCTGAAGCTGATACCTAAAGCCATAGGTGACACAGAGATTACCATCCGTTTCGATTCAAATGGTAAATACGTCGACCGCATCTTGCAGGTTCACTCCCAAACAACGGGGGTACAAGCTAATGAAACGGAACAGATCGAATTCATCACCGGCAATGGAGGAGTTCAGATTAAAGGATTAACTCACAATGCATACTTGACCATCTACAATACACAAGGAGTACAGGTCTATGCCGCTGAGATAACATCCGACGAGGTTATTACCGGATTGTCTAAAGGACACTTGTATGTTGCAATAATAAATAACCAAACATATAAACTGATTTATTAA